The following coding sequences lie in one Corallococcus macrosporus genomic window:
- a CDS encoding SDR family NAD(P)-dependent oxidoreductase: MSRKMALITGASAGLGVHFAEQFAKDGHDVILVARGVAKLEELARRLEQAHGVKAHVLPADLGQPSAPEQLFARVQELGLAVDFLVNNAGFGSSGAFLEQDLGREAEMVEVNCTALLKLTHLFARPMRERKQGRILNIASTAGFQPGPYMATYYATKAFVLSFTEALAFELEGTGVTVTCHCPGATRTEFTARAGNAESRLFKRAGVAEAPEVANHAYAAMMKGQVLSIHGVLNRLAAFSLRFSPRAAARFIAAKLNQQA; encoded by the coding sequence ATGTCGCGGAAAATGGCGCTCATCACCGGCGCGTCGGCGGGACTCGGGGTTCACTTCGCGGAGCAGTTCGCGAAGGATGGACACGACGTCATCCTCGTGGCGCGCGGCGTGGCGAAGCTGGAGGAGCTGGCCCGCAGGTTGGAGCAGGCGCACGGAGTGAAGGCGCACGTGCTGCCGGCGGACCTGGGACAGCCCTCCGCGCCCGAGCAGCTCTTCGCGCGCGTGCAGGAGCTGGGGCTCGCGGTGGACTTCCTCGTCAACAACGCGGGGTTCGGCTCCTCCGGGGCGTTCCTGGAGCAGGACCTGGGGCGCGAGGCGGAGATGGTGGAGGTCAACTGCACCGCGCTCCTGAAGCTCACGCACCTGTTCGCGCGGCCCATGCGCGAGCGCAAGCAGGGGCGCATCCTCAACATCGCGTCCACGGCGGGCTTCCAGCCGGGGCCGTACATGGCCACGTACTACGCGACGAAGGCATTCGTGCTGTCGTTCACGGAAGCACTCGCGTTCGAGCTGGAGGGCACCGGCGTCACCGTGACGTGCCACTGCCCGGGCGCTACCAGGACGGAGTTCACCGCGCGCGCCGGCAACGCGGAGTCGCGGCTGTTCAAACGGGCCGGCGTGGCGGAGGCGCCCGAGGTGGCGAACCACGCCTACGCGGCGATGATGAAGGGGCAGGTCCTCTCCATCCACGGTGTCCTCAACCGGCTGGCAGCCTTCTCGCTGCGGTTCAGCCCCCGTGCCGCGGCGCGTTTCATCGCGGCGAAGCTCAACCAGCAGGCCTGA
- a CDS encoding imm11 family protein yields the protein MPRRYFRLLDDVTLPGRWELGIPLDGHGYEVDDPWMFRAGQPVPSQQTLSIPVEQPGTSLDFSLAGFSTPIVSARVAVVISELAAQDIQLVSVNVEGHAEPHFILVATRLIRCIDDAASEEVIRWTPQDGRPDRVGQYRDVEGLRIDPTRVGDAKVFRTWGWSIALIVSEDIKLALERIRATGIRFTEV from the coding sequence ATGCCACGTCGCTACTTCCGGCTTCTCGATGACGTCACCCTCCCAGGACGATGGGAGCTGGGCATTCCCCTGGATGGTCATGGGTATGAGGTGGACGACCCTTGGATGTTCAGGGCGGGCCAGCCTGTCCCTTCACAACAAACGCTGAGCATTCCCGTGGAGCAGCCGGGAACGTCCCTCGACTTCTCCCTTGCTGGCTTCAGTACGCCCATTGTCAGTGCGCGGGTCGCAGTTGTTATTTCAGAGCTGGCAGCGCAGGACATCCAACTCGTGTCCGTGAACGTCGAGGGGCATGCGGAGCCGCACTTCATCCTCGTGGCGACCCGGCTCATTCGCTGCATTGATGACGCAGCATCCGAGGAGGTGATCCGGTGGACGCCTCAAGATGGCCGGCCGGATCGGGTGGGGCAGTATCGCGATGTCGAGGGCTTGCGCATTGATCCGACGCGGGTCGGGGATGCGAAGGTGTTCCGGACGTGGGGATGGTCCATCGCCCTCATCGTCTCCGAGGACATCAAGCTCGCCCTGGAGCGCATCCGCGCCACGGGAATACGGTTCACTGAAGTCTGA
- a CDS encoding tetratricopeptide repeat protein, whose product MSSRLRALPLLALLASGACTETPKMDPKDQAEGLYLRGNSEYLQGKFDAALKSFDEMKALAPGDPRLPAARGEVLLSMSRLEESEKEFAAALRLDPKRSTNWSRLGFIQAQLGKKDEARQSLQKALALHPKDFNALEQLGELAEERGDHDEAVRDFTLAAEAAPEASKSDLLVRAVDVLTKQGRQDEVLGVLRKATGQGVRTPEVLTALGDAEVRAGRLTEAAAAYEEAAKKSPKDPTLWELVAEIQLKLGKRDEALKAYAESLKVKDRAVVHVALAKAHLTVDDRAAAEAELQKALDTVSGADVSEMQELADLLSAMGRKQDALRILTSLGSEPGHAKNTELQLATARLARDLKDTATVQAACARVATAATDGGVVKCP is encoded by the coding sequence ATGTCCTCGCGTCTGCGCGCCCTGCCGCTCCTCGCCCTGCTGGCCTCCGGGGCCTGCACCGAAACGCCGAAGATGGATCCGAAGGACCAGGCGGAGGGGCTCTACCTCCGGGGCAACTCGGAGTACCTCCAGGGCAAGTTCGACGCCGCGCTCAAGTCCTTCGACGAGATGAAGGCCCTGGCGCCCGGGGACCCGCGCCTGCCCGCCGCGAGGGGCGAGGTGCTCCTGTCGATGAGCCGGCTGGAGGAATCCGAGAAGGAGTTCGCGGCCGCGCTGCGATTGGATCCGAAGCGCTCCACCAACTGGAGCCGGCTGGGGTTCATCCAGGCGCAGTTGGGCAAGAAGGACGAAGCGCGGCAGTCGCTGCAGAAGGCGCTGGCGCTGCATCCGAAGGACTTCAACGCGCTGGAGCAACTGGGCGAACTGGCCGAGGAGCGCGGCGACCACGACGAGGCGGTGCGCGACTTCACCCTGGCGGCCGAAGCCGCGCCGGAGGCGTCGAAGTCCGACCTGCTGGTGCGCGCGGTGGACGTGCTGACGAAACAGGGGCGGCAGGACGAGGTGCTCGGGGTCTTGCGCAAGGCGACGGGGCAGGGCGTGCGGACGCCGGAGGTGCTGACGGCGCTGGGCGACGCGGAGGTGCGCGCGGGCCGGTTGACGGAAGCGGCGGCGGCGTACGAAGAGGCCGCGAAGAAATCGCCCAAGGACCCGACGCTGTGGGAGCTGGTGGCGGAGATCCAGCTCAAGCTGGGCAAGCGTGACGAAGCGCTGAAGGCTTATGCCGAGTCGCTGAAGGTGAAGGACCGCGCTGTCGTCCACGTGGCGCTCGCGAAGGCACACCTGACGGTGGATGACCGCGCGGCGGCGGAAGCGGAGCTGCAGAAGGCCCTGGATACGGTGTCGGGGGCGGATGTGAGCGAGATGCAGGAACTCGCGGACCTGCTCTCGGCGATGGGGCGCAAGCAGGACGCCCTGCGCATCCTGACGAGCCTGGGCTCGGAGCCGGGGCACGCGAAGAACACGGAGCTGCAGTTGGCCACCGCGAGGCTCGCGCGTGACCTGAAGGACACGGCCACGGTCCAGGCCGCCTGCGCCCGCGTGGCCACGGCGGCGACGGATGGTGGCGTGGTGAAGTGCCCGTAG
- a CDS encoding AHH domain-containing protein gives MRRGWLCLLLSFLLTGCASVRVVRLETGSAEPVIVTPRVDDEAPLEDAELEPDEFERTVAVLARDVRPFSHPLREARALFGVPERSGVFGYEARTHRIRPLGEAEARELHLLDDASAELTRAYGRWCERKKQGRDCLSLLEEGPILGSDGRYSLALALAMDSVWDETAEALRGVVNPRAVLATVTASVTVYLLLWSLPEPVSKGLAALMTATAIAYLGVDTVWGLLDGWLTLVKQADRAMTFDELREAGEGYGKVLGKNAARVFVMLATAALGNTVGLAAKAPGLPGSAQAALAVEAQAGYAYAGIGGVRSVAMTADGFTIALAPNAVAMSSRGDSQKHHLATLRNSVSTQRGGPWTPRFQRIFKKAGMELKDPENVVEVPGHRGPHSQRYHQRVYDRLEDATRGCRSIEQCREFLVAELRKLAQEATTEGSSLHKLLMRSE, from the coding sequence ATGCGTCGTGGGTGGCTGTGCCTGCTGCTGTCGTTCCTGCTGACCGGCTGCGCGTCGGTCCGGGTCGTGCGTCTGGAGACGGGGAGCGCTGAGCCCGTCATCGTGACGCCCCGGGTGGACGACGAGGCTCCGCTGGAGGACGCGGAGCTGGAGCCGGATGAGTTCGAGAGAACGGTCGCGGTGCTCGCGCGGGATGTCCGGCCGTTCTCGCATCCGCTGCGGGAGGCTCGGGCGTTGTTCGGCGTGCCGGAGCGCAGTGGCGTGTTCGGGTATGAAGCGCGCACGCATCGGATCCGCCCTCTGGGGGAAGCAGAAGCACGGGAGCTGCACCTGCTGGACGATGCGTCGGCGGAGCTGACGCGTGCCTATGGGCGCTGGTGCGAGCGAAAGAAGCAGGGACGGGACTGTCTCTCGCTGCTGGAAGAAGGACCGATTCTTGGAAGCGACGGCCGCTATTCCCTGGCGCTGGCACTGGCGATGGACTCGGTGTGGGATGAGACGGCGGAGGCCCTTCGCGGCGTGGTGAATCCGCGAGCGGTGCTGGCCACGGTGACGGCTTCCGTCACGGTGTACCTGCTGCTGTGGTCGTTGCCGGAGCCCGTGTCCAAGGGCCTCGCGGCGCTGATGACCGCGACCGCCATCGCGTACCTGGGCGTGGACACGGTGTGGGGGCTGCTGGATGGGTGGTTGACGTTGGTGAAGCAGGCCGACCGCGCGATGACGTTCGACGAGCTGCGCGAAGCAGGGGAGGGCTACGGGAAGGTGCTGGGCAAGAACGCCGCGCGGGTCTTCGTGATGCTGGCCACGGCGGCGCTGGGCAACACGGTGGGGCTCGCGGCGAAGGCACCGGGGCTCCCGGGCTCCGCGCAGGCGGCGCTCGCGGTGGAGGCCCAGGCGGGCTACGCCTACGCGGGAATTGGAGGCGTGCGGTCCGTTGCCATGACCGCGGATGGCTTCACCATCGCCCTCGCGCCCAACGCGGTCGCCATGTCTTCACGAGGTGACAGCCAGAAGCACCACCTGGCGACCCTGCGGAACAGTGTGTCCACGCAGCGTGGCGGACCGTGGACGCCTCGCTTCCAGCGCATCTTCAAGAAGGCCGGGATGGAGCTGAAGGATCCGGAGAACGTCGTCGAAGTCCCGGGACATCGCGGCCCCCATTCGCAGCGGTACCATCAGCGCGTCTACGACCGATTGGAAGACGCAACGCGAGGGTGTCGGAGCATCGAGCAGTGCCGTGAGTTTCTCGTCGCCGAACTCAGGAAGCTGGCGCAAGAGGCCACCACGGAAGGCTCAAGCCTCCACAAGCTGCTCATGCGAAGCGAGTGA